A single Kryptolebias marmoratus isolate JLee-2015 linkage group LG16, ASM164957v2, whole genome shotgun sequence DNA region contains:
- the prdm1a gene encoding PR domain zinc finger protein 1a, producing MTQHAWCCFLGGGGARLKKWVWLSKRERERERERERERLSKRDVDFVRHLKTGIQVDHTHTLLRTDAHTVTPEWSISTWSKKRKPAPVFTHTLSSHTYPEGISLVVPMCGWEQSYTATSHSSAMLTSEGARTMEQDDRNHSTKMASTATSSDGAETMTDTDVDMEMEEADMTQWREKEFEEKYTYIVKDTALETGPDSDAMMTTTRAEASLPRNLVFKHLAGSKEVVGVCSREYIPKGTRFGPLVGEIYTAESVPKDANRKYFWRIYVDGEFHHFVDGLDETRSNWMRYVNPAHSAAEQNLAACQNGMEIYFYTVKPVPAGAELLVWYCHDFARRLRYTPSGELMMQKLKQSLLEAKQQQVDGEGSRTEASSPSPIAVTPSPPKREHSVLSILRGTNSTASSSTTKREPSRPLPTRPLCADSPERPLYPRAIYPPLRRHLPIAEDFLSHKHGQLVYPLTHSPGKQSSATASPSARSSPDDSPHSSPSGPAPLQVSLYPTGLSSYPGYSPPSAPLSYTPGAPYPSYLLPHHYPLPAGGVPAVGGIFPRIYPVYSSLLPPQVPLLPSDPAGRRFFMPEPVHPTSISGHRDFFLPGPTSAFSATTTLKDKAGPYTMHPNLHGPAHAPSSGSPTVGTAPPSEQVPTKPTSALLGNSSEHHPDEEAINLTKMKRGAGSAGYKALPYPLKKQNGKIKYECNVCSKTFGQLSNLKVHLRVHSGERPFKCQTCSKGFTQLAHLQKHYLVHTGEKPHECQVCHKRFSSTSNLKTHLRLHSGEKPYHCKLCPAKFTQFVHLKLHKRLHSRERPHKCPHCHHHYIHLCSLRLHLKGYCLAANSGSGSPNVSSQASLEEIHRANEEIERFDISDHAERLEQLQGGVEMDTMLEKQVLGMLWRETDLKSPHFHTYHNGSVTELLSAGYGAYDSPNETSVIKMRHSSPIPPLSANITVKKESEDHA from the exons ATGACTCAACACGCCTGGTGCTGTTTCCTTGGAGGAGGAGGGGCCAGGCTTAAGAAGTGGGTGTGGCtttcaaagagagagagagagagagagagagagagagagagagagagacttaGTAAGAGAGATGTTGATTTTGTCAGGCATTTGAAAACAGGAATCCAAGtggatcacacacacacactcctgcgCACAGACGCTCACACAGTTACGCCAGAGTGGAGTATCAGCACTTGGAGCAAGAAGAGGAAACCTGCACCTgtcttcacacacactctgtccTCACACACATATCCAGAGGGGATCTCACTGGTCGTCCCTATGTGTGGATGGGAGCAAAGTTACACG GCGACCTCTCATAGCTCGGCCATGTTGACCAGTGAGGGGGCGCGCACCATGGAGCAGGATGACAGAAACCACAGCACCAAGATGGCCTCTACAGCCACGAGTTCAGATGGAGCTGAAACAATGACTGACACAGACGTCGACATGGAGATGGAGGAGGCAGACATGACACAATGGAGAGAGAAGGAGTTTGAGGAGAAGTACACATACATTGTCAAAGACACGGCGTTGGAGACGGGGCCAGACAGTGATGCTATGATGACGACAACAAGAGCAGAGGCGTCGCTGCCCCGGAACCTGGTCTTCAAACACCTGGCAGGCAGCAAGGAG GTGGTTGGAGTGTGCAGCAGGGAGTACATCCCCAAAGGAACTCGCTTTGGTCCCCTGGTGGGCGAGATCTATACAGCCGAAAGCGTCCCCAAAGACGCCAACCGCAAGTACTTCTGGAGG ATCTATGTGGATGGTGAGTTTCACCACTTTGTTGATGGTCTGGATGAGACTCGCTCTAACTGGATGCGGTACGTGAACCCGGCCCACTCGGCAGCAGAGCAGAACCTGGCTGCATGTCAGAACGGCATGGAGATTTATTTCTACACTGTGAAGCCTGTACCTGCTGGCGCTGAGCTGCTCGTCTGGTACTGTCACGACTTCGCCCGACGCCTGCGATACACACCGTCCGGAGAGCTGATGATGCAGAAACTTA AGCAGTCACTTTTGGAAGcgaagcagcagcaggtagaCGGAGAGGGGAGCAGAACTGAAGCGTCCAGCCCATCTCCTATCGCAGTGACGCCCAGCCCACCCAAGAGAGAGCACAGTGTCCTTTCCATTCTGCGTGGCACCAACAGCACCGCATCCTCCTCCACCACTAAGAGGGAGCCCAGCCGTCCACTACCTACCCGCCCACTGTGTGCTGACAGCCCAGAACGCCCCCTGTACCCCCGCGCCATCTACCCACCTCTCAGGCGACATCTTCCCATCGCAGAAGATTTCCTTAGCCACAAGCATGGTCAGCTTGTTTACCCCTTAACCCATTCCCCTGGTAAACAGTCTTCAGCCACAGCTAGTCCATCTGCAAGAAGCAGCCCAGATGACAGTCCTCACAGTAGCCCTTCTGGTCCAGCACCATTACAAGTTTCTCTCTACCCAACTGGACTGAGTTCCTACCCTGGTTACTCCCCTCCATCTGCCCCACTCTCCTACACTCCGGGAGCCCCCTACCCAAGTTACCTTCTTCCCCATCACTATCCTCTGCCTGCTGGTGGTGTCCCTGCCGTAGGTGGAATCTTTCCTAGGATCTATCCTGTCTACAGCAGCCTCTTACCCCCTCAAGTGCCCCTCCTGCCTTCTGACCCAGCAGGAAGGCGCTTTTTTATGCCTGAACCTGTGCACCCCACCTCTATCTCTGGCCACAGAGACTTCTTCCTTCCTGGGCCAACCAGTGCCTTCTCAGCCACTACTACTCTGAAAGACAAAGCAGGGCCCTATACCATGCACCCTAACCTGCATGGACCAGCTCATGCTCCCTCTAGCGGCTCACCGACTGTTGGCACAGCCCCTCCCAGTGAGCAGGTGCCCACTAAGCCTACTTCTGCCCTCCTGGGCAATTCTAGCGAACATCATCCTGATGAAGAGGCTATAAACCTGACCAAAATGAAGCGTGGTGCTGGCTCAGCAGGCTACAAGGCGCTGCCTTATCCTCTGAAAAAGCAGAATGGTAAAATCAAGTATGAGTGCAACGTGTGCAGTAAGACCTTCGGGCAGCTCTCAAACCTGAAG GTTCATCTTCGTGTGCACAGTGGAGAGAGACCCTTCAAATGTCAAACTTGTAGCAAAGGTTTCACTCAGCTTGCTCACTTGCAAAAACACTACTTGGTTCACACTGGAGAGAAGCCACATGAATGCCAG GTATGTCACAAGCGCTTCAGCAGCACCAGCAACCTGAAAACTCACCTGCGCCTCCACTCAGGGGAGAAGCCGTATCACTGCAAACTCTGCCCAGCTAAGTTCACGCAATTTGTCCACCTCAAGCTGCACAAGCGCCTTCATTCCCGGGAGCGTCCACACAAATGTCCCCACTGCCATCACCACTACATCCACTTGTGCAGCCTGCGACTTCACCTGAAGGGCTATTGCCTGGCAGCAAACTCTGGCTCTGGTAGTCCAAATGTTTCTAGCCAGGCTTCACTAGAGGAGATCCACCGCGCCAACGAGGAGATCGAGCGCTTTGACATAAGTGACCATGCAGAGCGACTAGAGCAGCTGCAGGGAGGGGTGGAGATGGATACCATGTTGGAGAAGCAGGTCTTGGGGATGCTGTGGAGGGAGACCGACCTTAAGTCCCCCCACTTTCACACCTACCATAATGGCAGTGTCACAGAGCTACTGTCAGCAGGTTATGGTGCCTATGACTCTCCAAATGAGACATCAGTAATCAAGATGCGGCACAGCAGCCCCATCCCACCACTCTCTGCTAATATTACTGTCAAGAAAGAGTCAGAGGATCACGCTTAA